The genomic window CCCAGCAAGTCGCTCATCCACTCCGCGGCAGTGGCTCATGCGGCCCGCGACGCAGGTCGTCTGGGCATTGACGCACGGCTTGGTGAAACCGATCTGGGCGCGGTCATGGATCGAGTGCAGTCGGTGATCGACGAGATTCAGGTCCATGACGATCCAACCCGCTTCCGGGATTACGGGGTCGATGTGCGATTCGGCGAGGCGCATTTCATCGATGCACGCACCATTCGCGTCAAGGGTCAGCGCCTGCGCGCTCGGCGCTTTGTCATCGCAACCGGGTCACGCCCCCGCATCCCGGATATACCCGGGATTGAGACGATCCCGGTACTGACCAACGAGACGCTCTTCGCCGAACGCAGTCTCCCCGGCCATCTGGCCGTTGTGGGTGGTGGGCCGATTGGCACGGAGATGGCACAGGCGTTCTCGCGACTTGGCAGTCGTGTCACCCTGCTCGAGGCAGGACCGCAGATACTGCCTCGCGATGATGCCGGACTCGCTGCATCGCTGGCCGAGCACCTTCGCGGCGAGGGGGTCGATCTGCGCCTGTCGACCCACGTCAGTCGCGCTGAACCCATCGATGGCGGCGCGCGCCTGACGCTTTCCGGCAGCGCCGATGACACCACCGCGCTGGACGTCAACCGCGTCCTGATCGCCGCCGGGCGGCGTGCCAATACCGACTCACTCAACATTGAAGCCGCCGGCCTCGCCTGCGGCGACGACGGCCGTCTCAGCGTCGACCCGCGTCTGCGGACCAGTCGACATCACATTTATGCGATTGGCGATTGCGCCGGGCCTTATCCGTTCACCCACATGGCGGAATACCAGGCTGGCATCGTCATCAGTAATGCCCTGTTCCGGCTGCCGCAGCGGGTCGATTACCGGGCGGTGCCGTGGGTGACCTACACCGATCCCGAGCTGGCCCATGTGGGGATGAGCGCCGCCGATGCCAAAGCCGCCGGGATTGACTGCCAGTGCGTTGACTTCCCGCTCGCCGGTGTCGATCGAGCCATCGCCCAGGGGGCAACCACCGGTGAGCTGAAACTGGTGATCCGACGCGGACGGATCATCGGCGCCAGTCTGCTCGCCCCGCATGCCGGTGAGATCATCCACGAGCTGGCGCTCGCCATTGCCGCGCGCATTCCGCTGCGACGGCTCGCGGGAATGGTGCATGCCTACCCCACCCTCGCCCAGATCACCAAACGGGCAGCAGGTCGCCATTTCGCGACCCAACTGTTCTCGCCTGGCACGCGCCGACTGGTGCGCTGGATAAACCGGATCCTGCCATGATGAGTCGATCGGCACGCCGCGTCCTGCTCCTCGCCGGAGTCGCGATCGTTATTATTGCCGGCCTTTTGATGCGGGATAACCTGAGTCGTGAGGCCCTCACCCACTGGCTCAATGGCCTCGGCCCGTGGGCGGGTGTTGTCTTTATCGCAAGCTACGCCGCCGGCGCTGTCGCGTTTCTGCCCGGACTGGTCTTCACCATCGCCGGTGGTGCCCTGTTCGGTCCATTATGGGGAACGGTCTATAGCCTCATCGGAGCGACCAGTGGCGCCACACTCGCGTTCCTCGCCGCACGGCATGGCGTGGGAGACTGGGTAGCGCAGCGAACCGGTGCGCGCCTCGGGCGCTTACAGGCAGGAATCGATCGGGAGGGGTGGCGCTTCGTTGCTTTAATGCGCCTCGTGCCGCTGGTCCCCTTCAACCTCCTCAACTACGCGCTTGGCCTGACCCGGATCCGCCTTTCCGTGTATGCGCTGACCAGCTTCATCACCATGTCACCCGGCGCCCTTGCCTATGTCTGGGTGGGCCATGCGGGCCGTCAGGCCATCGCCGGTGGCGACAATCGACTCCAGGCTGGACTCATCGCGATCGCGCTGATCGCCACGCTCGCACTGCTGCCACGGATTATCCGCAGCATTCGCGGCGGCGATCCGGCGGAGCGCTGAATATGATCACCCCCGCGGGAGAGCGCCCATGAGCACTGAGAAAATCACCTTCACCGGTCATAACGGTGACACCCTCAACGCCAGACTCGATGTGCCGGATGGCCCGATCCGCGCCGCCGCGCTATTCGCGCACTGCTTTACCTGCTCAAAGGACATCCCCGCTGCGCGCCGGATTGCCGGTCGGCTGGCCGCCCAGGGCATCGCAGTGCTGCGTTTCGATTTCACCGGGCTGGGTCACTCCGAGGGCGAGTTTGAGAACACCAACTTCAGCTCCAATGTCGAAGATCTGCAGCGTGCGGCGAGCTATCTCGCCGATCATGTCGCCGCCCCACAGCTTTTGATCGGTCATTCCCTGGGTGGCTCAGCGGTGATCAAGGCCGCGCCCCTGATCGATGCCGCCCGTGCTGTGGTGACCATCGCTGCACCGGCGGATCCAAGCCATGTCTCCAAGCTTTTCGCCGATCAGCTGGCGACAATCGACGCGCAGGGCGAGGCCGAAGTCAATCTGGCCGGACGGCCATTCCGTATCCGCCAGCAGTTTATCGAGGATATTACTGAAGCGAAGCTCGACGATGCCCTGAAACACCTGGATGCCGCGCTGCTCGTGCTCCACTCGCCGCAGGACACGATGGTCGGAATCCGCAACGCTGCGGAAATCTTCCAGGGCGCGATGCACCCGAAGAGCTTCATCACCCTGGATCATGCCGATCACCTGATCACCCGCGGCACCGACGCTGACTATGCCGCCGATGTGATTGGCGCCTGGGCGGTGCGGTACCTACAGATGGCGCAGGAGCCCGCCTCCGCCGAGACACCGGAGGGAGTGACGCGGGTCTCGGAGGTGGATCCGGCAGGTTTCCGTCAGGCGATTACCGTGTCCGGACAGCATCTGCTGACCGCGGATGAGCCAGTCAAGATGGGGGGCAGCGATAAGGGGCCTTCCCCCTATCAGCTGGTCGCCGCGGGACTGGGCGCATGCACCAGCATGACGATCCGCATGTATGCCCGACGCAAGCGGATCGCTCTCGATCACGTCTTTACCGATGTCACCCACAATAAGGAACATCGCACCGACTGCGATCACTGTGATGAATCCGGGGCAAGAGTCGACGTGTTCCAGCGAAGGATCCATCTGAGCGGCGATCTTGGCGCAGAGGATCGTCAGCGCCTGCTCGAGATCGCCGACAAATGCCCGGTCCACCGGACGCTGGAATCGAGCATAGTCATCGACACGGAGCTGATCGACGATATTGAACGTCAGCGCTCCGCCGGATCGCCGCCGCGAATGCTGCGGATAATCCGTGGCAGCAGTGCGAGCGTGGCGATCAGCGCGATCGCGATGAGTCCAGCCTGGAGTCGATTGTCGCCACCGGCGATGGCCTGACGGCCCGCATGGCCCACCCAGACATAGGCAAGGGCGCCGGGTGACATGGTGATGAAGCTGGTCAGCGCATACACGGAAAGGCGGATCCGGGTCAGGCCAAGCGCGTAGTTGAGGAGGTTGAAGGGGACCAGCGGCACGAGGCGCATTAAAGCAACGAAGCGCCACCCCTCCCGATCGATTCCTGCCTGTAAGCGCCCGAGGCGCGCACCGGTTCGCTGCGCTACCCAGTCTCCCACGCCATGCCGTGCGGCGAGGAACGCGAGTGTGGCGCCACTGGTCGCTCCGATGAGGCTATAGACCGTTCCCCATAATGGACCGAACAGGGCACCACCGGCGATGGTGAAGACCAGTCCGGGCAGAAACGCGACAGCGCCGGCGGCGTAGCTTGCGATAAAGACAACACCCGCCCACGGGCCGAGGCCATTGAGCCAGTGGGTGAGGGCCTCACGACTCAGGTTATCCCGCATCAAAAGGCCGGCAATAATAACGATCGCGACTCCGGCGAGGAGCAGGACGCGGCGTGCCGATCGACTCATCATGGCAGGATCCGGTTTATCCAGCGCACCAGTCGGCGCGTGCCAGGCGAGAACAGTTGGGTCGCGAAATGGCGACCTGCTGCCCGTTTGGTGATCTGGGCGAGGGTGGGGTAGGCATGCACCATTCCCGCGAGCCGTCGCAGCGGAATGCGCGCGGCAATGGCGAGCGCCAGCTCGTGGATGATCTCACCGGCATGCGGGGCGAGCAGACTGGCGCCGATGATCCGTCCGCGTCGGATCACCAGTTTCAGCTCACCGGTGGTTGCCCCCTGGGCGATGGCTCGATCGACACCGGCGAGCGGGAAGTCAACGCACTGGCAGTCAATCCCGGCGGCTTTGGCATCGGCGGCGCTCATCCCCACATGGGCCAGCTCGGGATCGGTGTAGGTCACCCACGGCACCGCCCGGTAATCGACCCGCTGCGGCAGCCGGAACAGGGCATTACTGATGACGATGCCAGCCTGGTATTCCGCCATGTGGGTGAACGGATAAGGCCCGGCGCAATCGCCAATCGCATAAATGTGATGTCGACTGGTCCGCAGACGCGGGTCGACGCTGAGACGGCCGTCGTCGCCGCAGGCGAGGCCGGCGGCTTCAATGTTGAGTGAGTCGGTATTGGCACGCCGCCCGGCGGCGATCAGGACGCGGTTGACGTCCAGCGCGGTGGTGTCATCGGCGCTGCCGGAAAGCGTCAGGCGCGCGCCGCCATCGATGGGTTCAGCGCGACTGACGTGGGTCGACAGGCGCAGATCGACCCCCTCGCCGCGAAGGTGCTCGGCCAGCGATGCAGCGAGTCCGGCATCATCGCGAGGCAGTATCTGCGGTCCTGCCTCGAGCAGGGTGACACGACTGCCAAGTCGCGAGAACGCCTGTGCCATCTCCGTGCCAATCGGCCCACCACCCACAACGGCCAGATGGCCGGGGAGACTGCGTTCGGCGAAGAGCGTCTCGTTGGTCAGTACCGGGATCGTCTCAATCCCGGGTATATCCGGGATGCGGGGGCGTGACCCGGTTGCGATGACAAAGCGCCGAGCGCGCAGGCGCTGACCCTTGACGCGAATGGTGCGTGCATCGATGAAATGCGCCTCGCCGAATCGCACATCGACCCCGTAATCCCGGAAGCGGGTTGGATCGTCATGGACCTGAATCTCGTCGATCACCGACTGCACTCGATCCATGACCGCGCCCAGATCGGTTTCACCAAGCCGTGCGTCAATGCCCAGACGACCTGCGTCGCGGGCCGCATGAGCCACTGCCGCGGAGTGGATGAGCGACTTGCTGGGGATGCAGCCATGATGGAGACAGTCACCGCCGAGTCGAGGGCCACGCTCGACGAGCACGACATCAAGACCGAGTTGGCCGGCGACGCTCGCTGTGACCAGTCCGCCGACGCCGCCGCCGACGATGATCAGGTCATATTCATGTTCACGGGCCATAGCGGGTTATTCTCCCAGTAATCGGATGGTCCCGTAGATCGCCTCGGCGCGATCGTCGGTGTCGTCACAGTCGGTCATGATCGCCAGTGTATCGATTTCGGTGATGTCGCGATCATGAAAACGTGCGAAATCCTCCCGTAAGTTGCGCCGATGAGTCCGCCAGCCAGCACCCTCGTCGCTGCCGTCAACGGCAACCATTGTCGCCTGATCGGCATAGGCGTTGGACCAGTGATCGCCCACTCCGGCCTGAGTGGTTGAGACATAGTTCATTGCCCGGGTCCGCCAGCGCAGGATGGGGTGTTCATCCACGGCGTAGAGTCGTGCGGCATAATCATCGCCGGATTTCTGGCGCGGGGTACCGCGACTGATCGGTTCAACAATACGCCAGCGCCACTCGATGATCGGCGTGCGGGTCAGGTCGATCCCCTCGCGGTAGACGAGTCCCGACGCGCTACCCTCATCACATTCGGCGCGCACGCCTCGATGTGCGTTGCGCTGCGAGAGCGTGTAGCCGGTCTCGCCGCTGAAGGAGTGGCGCTCCCAGCCGATGATGGTCGCGGGGTCGAAGGATGTCGGTGTCTGTGCCAGTGCCGTCGTCGGTAGGATTGCCGGGATCGACAGGATGACGGTCAACGCGCGGATAACGAATCGTCTGCGACTCATGCCACTGCGTCGGTTGGCCGCTCGACAGCGGGTTCCGGTTTATCTTCCCATTGACGGGCATTTGCGCCGTGAAAAACGAGTGCTTTCATGTCAACGATCCTTCGTTGTGGATCACGTGATTGCTCGTATCACCCTGCGCTTAGTCTCCCGCATTACTCAATGACATATTCAACGACGATCGCCTCCGGTACCGGCGCGTTCAGTGAAATCTCGAAGTCACCATCCATGATGTAGGTGAAATCACTGGCCAGTTCCTCACCGGATGCATCGTCGTAAACGGTCAGCTCCAGCCTGGCTTCGCTGCAGGTTGCCGCGCCGGTGATATAGAGCTGGCCCCGACGTTCCTCGTAGCTGTAGTCCTCGATCTGGCATTCCTCAACGATCCCCTCCTGCGCCGATGCAACGGGGGGGAGACCGATCAGAAACGGCAACGTAATCAGCGCCAGCCAGTGGCGCCGATTTGAATGAGCCATGTGATGCATGGAACAACTCCTGGTTATAGGCCGATGAGGGAGCGACCGCCGGGCCGCTCCCCCCTGAGCAGCGCGCGGGATCAGTCCATCATCGACTGAATACGCTCGGCGAGCTCAGGATTCTCCGAGGCAGCCTGAGCGATCGAGCTGTAGGTGTCGACATTCAGACCCGTGTCCTCGACGGCCTCGACCATCATCTCGTTGCCCTCCTGCTCGAGCGCCATGGCCTCTTCACGGTCCTCGGTCGACTCGATGCGCTGGACGTACTCGTTGCGGATCTCCATAACCTCGTTCTGGGCCTCAACGAACTGATCAATCTGATCGTCAGAGAAGTCCGTGCCGCCATCGCTCTGCGCACCCGCTGTCATTGACGCCGCCATCAGGGCGGCCAGGCTCAGGGACATGAGGGGTGTTGTGATTCGCATTGGTTGACTCCTGATCTTGCGGATTAACGTGCCCGGCTATCCGGGTCACCCAAAACAGTGCAAACACCCTGCCAACTGATTCAGACTGGGCGTGATGGGATTTTCAGGAGGTCGCTCATGCGAATATGTGCCGAAATGACCCACTCTCTGCCATGCTGACACGGCCAGAATGGCCGAGCTTCAGCGAGATGCGGCTGCGTACCGCGATCATCGTACTGATCGTGCTGCCGGTGACGCTCGCCGTTGGGCTGGTCGGGTGGCTGGGGATCGGCTGGCTGGAGCGTGAGGCGGAATCACGCATGCGCGAGGACATTGAGCTTATCGCGCGTACCCTGCAGCGCCCACTCAACCGCGCGATCCGGCGACGCGAGCCGGCCCTGCTGCAGGACTCGCTGCGCTCCGCCTTTGAATTCGGGCGGGTCTATGGCGCTCATATTTACGGGCGCGAGGGCGAGCTGCTAGCCGGTGCCGGTGTTGGCGAGCGCCGCTTCAGCACCGAGCGCGCCGAGGCGTTCAACACGCTGGAGCCACGCAGCGAGGGCTATGCGGCCCTGGGCGAGGACCCGACCTATGCGTACTTTCTGCCACTGACCACCCAGGGCGGCCGCATCGCCGCCATTCTCCAGATCACCCGTCAGCCGGACAGTCTCCGCCATATGCTCGGGCGCATCCGTGTCACCGGCACAGCCGCACTTGCCGGCCTTGCGCTGTTATTGTCGCTGATCGTCATCGTCGGTCATCGGCGCGCGATCGGCTCGCCGCTCAATACCCTGGCGCGGGGGATGGACCAGGTCGCGGATGGGCAGCTGGACTATCGGATCAACCCCACCGGCCCACGCGAAACCCGTGAGCTCGGCGAGGGGTTTAACACCATGCTCGATCGCATCGAGCGCGCGGCGGACGAAATCGCTGAGCGCCGCAGCACGCAGGCCGACCTCCAGGCGGATCTGCAGGCCTCGCGCAAGCTCGCAGCGGTGGGTGAGCTCTCGGCCGGCGTGGCTCATCAGCTGGGCACGCCGCTGAGCGTACTCGATGGCCGCGCCCAGGGGCTGCTGCGGCGCGACGATCTCGACCCCCGGACGCGGCAGACACTGGAGGATATGCGCACTGAGGTGACGCGTATCAGCCAGACCGTCCGTCAGCTCATGGATTTCGCCCGCAGCCGCCCGCTGCAGCGTCGCAATACACAACTCTCCCGCGTGATTGCCAGTGCCGTCGATCGCATCCGCGAGGATCCGGCCGCCGCTGGCGTCACCATTGAGCAGAACGGTGCGCTGGACGAGGCGGAGGAACCGGTTCTCGCCATCGACGGACCGCGCATTGAGGAGGCACTCTGCAATCTCCTCGGCAACGCGGTTCAGGCAACGCCCCACGGCACGATCCGGGTGGGCCTCCACATTGATGCCGATGCCTGTCATATCCGGGTCGAGGATGACGGCCCCGGTATTCCCGAAGCGGAACGCGCCCGGCTTTTCGAACCATTCCATACCACCAAGCCGGTCGGATCGGGGACCGGACTCGGCCTGGCGGTGGCCCATGGCGTCGCCCGCAGCCATGGGGGTGGACTCACTCTATCGGCGGGCGACCCGCCCGGTGCATGCTTTGTCATGCGGCTCCCGCGACGCGAGACGGAGGCACCCGTTTGAGCGACCCATCAACGGCCATCACTCTTGTCGTGGAGGATGACCGCAGCCTCCGAGGGCTGCTGCGCGATGAGCTCGAGCGCCTGGGCCATCGCATCGTCACCGCGCAGGGGGAGACGGAAGCGCGCGCCGCGCTCGACGAGCATCAACCCGCGTTGGTGGTCAGCGATCTGCGCCTACCGGATGGCGACGGCATTCAGCTGCTCGAGCATGTCCGTGGCGCCACCGGCGGCCGCGAAATCGGGTTCATCGTGATCACCGGCTTCGGGACCATCGAGCAGGCCGTCGATGCACTGGAAAAGGACGCGGACGACTTTCTGACCAAGCCGCTCGATCTGGATCATCTCGGCCTGAGCGTGGGCCGTGTTCTCGAGAACATCCAGTTACGCCGGCGTCTGAGCGGCTACGAGGCACTCCATGGCCGCGAAAGCTTTCATGGCATGGTCGGGCAGAGCGCGCCCATGCAACAGCTCTATCGCAGCATTGAGCGCATCGCCACCACCGACAGCCCGGTCCTCATCCATGGCGAGAGCGGCACCGGCAAAGAGCTGGTTGCCGCCGCCGTCCATGCTGAAAGCGCGCGTGCCGGCAAGCCCTTCATCGCCGTCAACTGCGCGGGCGTACCGGCCGAGCTCCTCGAAAGCGAGTTCTTCGGCCATGTCCGCGGTGCCTTCACGGGCGCCGATTCCGCGCGGCGCGGTCTACTCCAGGCCGCCGACACGGGAACACTGTTTCTCGACGAGATCGGCGAAATGCCGATGCCTTTGCAGGCAAAGCTGCTGCGTGTCCTCGAGGACGGCTCACTGCGGCCGGTCGGCGCCGACACCGAATTCCAGGTGGATGTACGCATTGTCGCCGCCACTAACCGGGATCTGACGCAACGCGTCGCCGACGGCGACTTCCGGGAGGATCTTTTCTACCGCATCGACACATTCACTGTGACCGTGCCGCCGCTGCGCCAGCGCGGTACGGACATTGATCGACTCGCGGTCGGGTTCCTCACTGCGGCGGCCCGCCGCCAGGGCCGCGAACCGCCAGCGCTGACCCCCGAGGCCCGTGCCGAGCTCGCCGCGCATGACTGGCCCGGTAATGTCCGCGAGCTTGCCAACGCTATGGAACGCGCCCTCGCGTTCGCCAATGGCCAGCAGATCGAGGCAGTCGATCTGCCTGGACGGATCGGCCGGGCACCCGATGCGCCGACACTGACACGCGGCCATGAGGAGCGCTCCTTTGCGACGCTGGCCGAGGTCGAGGCGAGTCATATCCGCCAGGTACTGGATGCCGTCGGCGGTAATCGCAGCCGCGCGGCCGATATTCTCGGGATCGGCCGCCGCACTCTGTACCGCAAACTCGACGACTCGGAATAGGTTGAGGACCGGCCTGCGCGGGTTTGCGCCGCTCTGGGAACATGTCCAAACTATTACGGTCATCCCGACATGATCTCTGAATAACGAAGACGCTGTAGAAACGGACACTGACTGACTGGCGGAGGAGAACACGCCGTGAATCTGGGCCTGATCGTTCTTATGGCACTGTTACCCCTGGTAACGGTTGCCGTTTTCCTTGTCATGCTGCGCTGGCCGGCGAAACATGCCATGCCCCTCGCCTACGGCGTCGCAGTGGTCGTCGCCCTCGGTTTCTGGGGCACCGATCTGAATATCGTCGCCGGCGCGTCGGTCAACGGCGTTGTCACCGCGCTGAACATTCTGTTCATCGTCTTTGGCGCCATCCTCCTGCTCTACACCCTGCGTGAGAGCGGTGCGATCAGCGTGATCCAGAAGGGTTTTGAGGACATCTCGCCAGATCGGCGCGTCCAGGCGATTATCGTCGCCTGGCTGTTCGGGGCATTGATCGAGGGTGCATCCGGGTTCGGTACGCCCGCCGCGATCGCCGCACCGTTACTGGTCGCGCTCGGTTTCCCGGCCATGGCGGCGGTCGTCTCGGCCATGATCATCCAGTCCACGCCGGTGTCGTTCGGTGCGATCGGTACGCCGATCATCGTCGGCGTCAACGCGGGGCTGTCCGGCCAGTCGGTCACCGATCGCATGGTCGAAGCCGCGGGAACGCCCTACGCACAGTATCTCGACCAGATCGGCATGCAGGTCGCGATGCTCCACGCCCTGGTCGGAGTGTTCATCCCACTGATCATGGTCGGCATGCTCACCCGCTTTTTCGGCGAGAAGCGCTCGTTCATCGAGGGGCTGCGGGCATGGCGCTTCGCGCTGTTCGCCGGTGTGGTCTTTGTGGTGCCTTACTATGCGGTCGCCGCGCTGCTGGGACCGGAATTTCCAGCGCTGTTCGGCGGCCTGATCGGACTGGCCATCGTTATCCCCGCGGCGCGGCGCGGTTGGTTCCTGCCCAGGGACACCTTTGATTTCGAGGCCCGTGAGCACTGGCAGCCAGAGTGGATCAGCACGCTGCAGGAAGCGGCCCAGCCAGCGCGGGATGAGAGTCAACCGCTCTCCCAGCTCCAGGCGTGGATGCCCTACATCATTGTCGCTGTCCTGCTGGTGCTGACCCGCGTCATCCCGCCGGTCACCGATGCACTGCGGGCTGACGCCGTTACGCTATCCATCCCCAACGTCTTTGGCTCCGGCAT from Spiribacter curvatus includes these protein-coding regions:
- a CDS encoding dihydrolipoyl dehydrogenase family protein; its protein translation is MAREHEYDLIIVGGGVGGLVTASVAGQLGLDVVLVERGPRLGGDCLHHGCIPSKSLIHSAAVAHAARDAGRLGIDARLGETDLGAVMDRVQSVIDEIQVHDDPTRFRDYGVDVRFGEAHFIDARTIRVKGQRLRARRFVIATGSRPRIPDIPGIETIPVLTNETLFAERSLPGHLAVVGGGPIGTEMAQAFSRLGSRVTLLEAGPQILPRDDAGLAASLAEHLRGEGVDLRLSTHVSRAEPIDGGARLTLSGSADDTTALDVNRVLIAAGRRANTDSLNIEAAGLACGDDGRLSVDPRLRTSRHHIYAIGDCAGPYPFTHMAEYQAGIVISNALFRLPQRVDYRAVPWVTYTDPELAHVGMSAADAKAAGIDCQCVDFPLAGVDRAIAQGATTGELKLVIRRGRIIGASLLAPHAGEIIHELALAIAARIPLRRLAGMVHAYPTLAQITKRAAGRHFATQLFSPGTRRLVRWINRILP
- a CDS encoding TVP38/TMEM64 family protein; the protein is MMSRSARRVLLLAGVAIVIIAGLLMRDNLSREALTHWLNGLGPWAGVVFIASYAAGAVAFLPGLVFTIAGGALFGPLWGTVYSLIGATSGATLAFLAARHGVGDWVAQRTGARLGRLQAGIDREGWRFVALMRLVPLVPFNLLNYALGLTRIRLSVYALTSFITMSPGALAYVWVGHAGRQAIAGGDNRLQAGLIAIALIATLALLPRIIRSIRGGDPAER
- a CDS encoding bifunctional alpha/beta hydrolase/OsmC family protein, with the translated sequence MSTEKITFTGHNGDTLNARLDVPDGPIRAAALFAHCFTCSKDIPAARRIAGRLAAQGIAVLRFDFTGLGHSEGEFENTNFSSNVEDLQRAASYLADHVAAPQLLIGHSLGGSAVIKAAPLIDAARAVVTIAAPADPSHVSKLFADQLATIDAQGEAEVNLAGRPFRIRQQFIEDITEAKLDDALKHLDAALLVLHSPQDTMVGIRNAAEIFQGAMHPKSFITLDHADHLITRGTDADYAADVIGAWAVRYLQMAQEPASAETPEGVTRVSEVDPAGFRQAITVSGQHLLTADEPVKMGGSDKGPSPYQLVAAGLGACTSMTIRMYARRKRIALDHVFTDVTHNKEHRTDCDHCDESGARVDVFQRRIHLSGDLGAEDRQRLLEIADKCPVHRTLESSIVIDTELIDDIERQRSAGSPPRMLRIIRGSSASVAISAIAMSPAWSRLSPPAMA
- a CDS encoding dihydrolipoyl dehydrogenase family protein; its protein translation is MAREHEYDLIIVGGGVGGLVTASVAGQLGLDVVLVERGPRLGGDCLHHGCIPSKSLIHSAAVAHAARDAGRLGIDARLGETDLGAVMDRVQSVIDEIQVHDDPTRFRDYGVDVRFGEAHFIDARTIRVKGQRLRARRFVIATGSRPRIPDIPGIETIPVLTNETLFAERSLPGHLAVVGGGPIGTEMAQAFSRLGSRVTLLEAGPQILPRDDAGLAASLAEHLRGEGVDLRLSTHVSRAEPIDGGARLTLSGSADDTTALDVNRVLIAAGRRANTDSLNIEAAGLACGDDGRLSVDPRLRTSRHHIYAIGDCAGPYPFTHMAEYQAGIVISNALFRLPQRVDYRAVPWVTYTDPELAHVGMSAADAKAAGIDCQCVDFPLAGVDRAIAQGATTGELKLVIRRGRIIGASLLAPHAGEIIHELALAIAARIPLRRLAGMVHAYPTLAQITKRAAGRHFATQLFSPGTRRLVRWINRILP
- a CDS encoding DUF3047 domain-containing protein; amino-acid sequence: MSRRRFVIRALTVILSIPAILPTTALAQTPTSFDPATIIGWERHSFSGETGYTLSQRNAHRGVRAECDEGSASGLVYREGIDLTRTPIIEWRWRIVEPISRGTPRQKSGDDYAARLYAVDEHPILRWRTRAMNYVSTTQAGVGDHWSNAYADQATMVAVDGSDEGAGWRTHRRNLREDFARFHDRDITEIDTLAIMTDCDDTDDRAEAIYGTIRLLGE
- a CDS encoding DUF4168 domain-containing protein; this encodes MRITTPLMSLSLAALMAASMTAGAQSDGGTDFSDDQIDQFVEAQNEVMEIRNEYVQRIESTEDREEAMALEQEGNEMMVEAVEDTGLNVDTYSSIAQAASENPELAERIQSMMD
- a CDS encoding sensor histidine kinase codes for the protein MLTRPEWPSFSEMRLRTAIIVLIVLPVTLAVGLVGWLGIGWLEREAESRMREDIELIARTLQRPLNRAIRRREPALLQDSLRSAFEFGRVYGAHIYGREGELLAGAGVGERRFSTERAEAFNTLEPRSEGYAALGEDPTYAYFLPLTTQGGRIAAILQITRQPDSLRHMLGRIRVTGTAALAGLALLLSLIVIVGHRRAIGSPLNTLARGMDQVADGQLDYRINPTGPRETRELGEGFNTMLDRIERAADEIAERRSTQADLQADLQASRKLAAVGELSAGVAHQLGTPLSVLDGRAQGLLRRDDLDPRTRQTLEDMRTEVTRISQTVRQLMDFARSRPLQRRNTQLSRVIASAVDRIREDPAAAGVTIEQNGALDEAEEPVLAIDGPRIEEALCNLLGNAVQATPHGTIRVGLHIDADACHIRVEDDGPGIPEAERARLFEPFHTTKPVGSGTGLGLAVAHGVARSHGGGLTLSAGDPPGACFVMRLPRRETEAPV
- a CDS encoding sigma-54-dependent transcriptional regulator gives rise to the protein MSDPSTAITLVVEDDRSLRGLLRDELERLGHRIVTAQGETEARAALDEHQPALVVSDLRLPDGDGIQLLEHVRGATGGREIGFIVITGFGTIEQAVDALEKDADDFLTKPLDLDHLGLSVGRVLENIQLRRRLSGYEALHGRESFHGMVGQSAPMQQLYRSIERIATTDSPVLIHGESGTGKELVAAAVHAESARAGKPFIAVNCAGVPAELLESEFFGHVRGAFTGADSARRGLLQAADTGTLFLDEIGEMPMPLQAKLLRVLEDGSLRPVGADTEFQVDVRIVAATNRDLTQRVADGDFREDLFYRIDTFTVTVPPLRQRGTDIDRLAVGFLTAAARRQGREPPALTPEARAELAAHDWPGNVRELANAMERALAFANGQQIEAVDLPGRIGRAPDAPTLTRGHEERSFATLAEVEASHIRQVLDAVGGNRSRAADILGIGRRTLYRKLDDSE